A single Tenacibaculum sp. Bg11-29 DNA region contains:
- a CDS encoding DUF3570 domain-containing protein has protein sequence MWMQLNTKIFIVLLFLLNIKIFSQKKIKQLEKVQVDILYNYYEQEGNNAAVTGGFGTEKLDNNAPQISVSIPVNKTATFGVTLGLDHYTSASTGNIDKYGAITSASTSTSTAATSEANLASEDTRKYLSLNFSRLLADNNSAVSILYGYSKEFDVTSNYGKITWQKDSKDGNKFLSINVGIFIDKWLLIYPGEIRDGRNTGAGGGNGYDDDDDDHDDDDDDDDHDDDDDDDDDDDHDDDDDDDDHDDDDDDRPVNLNYSARDDDDDDEYENQKATTFKGYDKDTRFTYNIGATYGGTINRRLNASVTAEVIIQKGILNTPFHRVYFKDGIFQEKFKVVKSERLPKSRIKKALGFRANYFISDFMITRLFYRWYSDDFGVTGNTFEIETPIKLGDGFTLYPFYRFHTQTKSMYFQPYGGHNLDANYYTSDYDLAKFTTNKFGIGMKFSPVNGVLSFKINKKREFQFKSLEFRFSSFERSTGLKSTSITLSNTFTF, from the coding sequence ATGTGGATGCAACTAAATACTAAAATATTCATTGTTTTACTTTTTTTATTAAACATAAAAATTTTTTCACAAAAAAAAATAAAACAACTAGAAAAGGTTCAGGTAGATATTCTTTATAATTATTATGAACAAGAAGGTAATAATGCAGCGGTAACCGGCGGTTTTGGTACCGAAAAATTAGATAATAACGCACCACAAATATCTGTTTCAATACCTGTAAATAAAACAGCAACTTTTGGTGTAACTTTAGGATTAGATCACTATACCTCGGCTAGTACTGGAAATATTGATAAATATGGTGCAATAACCTCAGCAAGTACAAGTACAAGTACAGCTGCAACTTCAGAGGCTAATTTAGCAAGTGAAGATACCCGAAAATATTTATCATTAAATTTTAGTCGATTATTGGCAGATAATAATTCAGCAGTTTCTATTTTATATGGTTATTCGAAAGAGTTCGATGTTACTTCAAATTATGGTAAAATTACATGGCAAAAAGATTCTAAAGATGGAAATAAATTTTTAAGCATTAATGTTGGAATCTTTATAGATAAATGGCTTTTAATTTACCCAGGAGAAATTAGAGATGGAAGAAATACAGGAGCAGGCGGAGGAAACGGATATGACGACGACGATGATGACCATGATGACGATGACGACGATGATGACCATGATGATGATGATGACGATGACGACGATGATGACCATGACGATGACGACGACGATGATGATCATGATGACGATGACGATGATCGTCCTGTAAATCTGAATTATAGTGCTAGAGATGATGACGACGATGATGAGTATGAAAATCAAAAAGCAACTACTTTTAAGGGGTACGATAAGGATACTCGATTTACTTATAACATAGGTGCTACTTATGGAGGCACTATAAATAGAAGGTTAAATGCTTCTGTAACAGCTGAGGTAATAATTCAGAAAGGAATTTTAAACACTCCTTTTCATAGAGTTTATTTTAAAGATGGAATTTTTCAAGAGAAATTTAAAGTGGTAAAAAGCGAAAGATTACCCAAATCAAGAATAAAAAAAGCTCTTGGTTTTAGAGCAAATTATTTTATTAGTGATTTTATGATAACACGTTTGTTTTATAGATGGTATAGTGATGATTTTGGAGTAACAGGGAATACTTTTGAAATTGAGACACCTATAAAATTGGGTGATGGTTTTACATTATACCCTTTTTATCGTTTTCATACACAAACAAAATCAATGTATTTTCAACCATATGGAGGACATAATTTAGATGCTAATTATTATACTTCAGATTATGATTTAGCTAAGTTTACCACAAATAAATTTGGAATAGGAATGAAGTTTTCCCCAGTAAACGGTGTATTAAGTTTTAAAATAAATAAGAAAAGAGAATTTCAGTTCAAGTCGTTAGAATTCCGGTTTTCTAGTTTTGAAAGATCTACAGGTTTAAAATCTACTTCTATAACACTAAGTAATACGTTTACTTTTTAA